Proteins from a single region of Akkermansiaceae bacterium:
- a CDS encoding Dabb family protein: MNQTSRRKFIVGGALMGVAAAASAETKTAPPAGKATVPKLVHHVFFWLKNPDSSEDRAALIAGIKKLGEIESVRAIHVGVPASTEKRDVVENSYHVSEMLCFDDVEGQNAYQVDPAHKKFVEECSHLWSKVVVYDVMAA; the protein is encoded by the coding sequence ATGAACCAGACCTCACGTAGAAAATTCATCGTCGGCGGTGCCCTTATGGGCGTGGCCGCAGCGGCATCCGCTGAAACCAAAACCGCACCCCCCGCCGGAAAGGCCACGGTGCCGAAGCTTGTACATCACGTGTTCTTCTGGCTGAAAAACCCGGACTCTTCGGAGGACCGCGCCGCGCTCATCGCCGGGATCAAGAAACTCGGCGAGATCGAATCCGTACGCGCGATCCACGTCGGCGTCCCGGCCTCCACCGAAAAGCGGGATGTCGTGGAGAACAGCTACCACGTTTCCGAGATGCTTTGTTTCGACGACGTCGAGGGCCAGAACGCCTATCAGGTGGACCCCGCCCACAAGAAATTTGTCGAGGAATGCTCGCACCTGTGGAGCAAGGTGGTCGTCTATGATGTGATGGCCGCCTGA
- the mutS gene encoding DNA mismatch repair protein MutS, with protein MMAQYQAMRKSLPGDVILLYRLGDFYEMFFEDAKTAAPILNVALTKRGGTPMCGVPYHAAQAYLARLLKAGKRVAIAEQTSEPIPGKLVEREIARILTPGSIDDLTLLEDERPNYLAAVFRHGKKAGLACIDHTTGEFTICEFTDNGQLLDELARICPSELLVPDHQTSEFGHLVNCLAYEGYSFLPEHASQLLKEHFGVHSLDGFGCADLHAASGSAGAILHYLIHQLRRPCGHLNPPRVRESEHHVLIDASSQRNLDLVDSRSGKQHTLLGVLDRTATPMGARLLRDWILHPLRDLATLTARQDVIAAFLAEPFLLSKCRESLKGIRDIERTTSRLSQGSGNARDLQSLCLSLGYIPALKEDLSSLGTTHFSLVERLHDFSDLTDHLSLALADEPPANLKDGGIIRDGWSAELDELRSAARGGKDWIARLQEDERKRTGIDSLKIKFNNVFGYFIEITSTHLAKVPDDYTRKQTMANCERFITPGLKEMENKVLGAEERSKKLEAELFIELRGEVVKRLTQLQEAAAAVAQVDVLCSLAEVAQLHRHCRPVLENSRAFFVTNGRHPVLEQTLVDTKFVPNDTELDPDTARLQILTGPNMAGKSTYIRQIALISVMAQIGAYVPADAATLGLVDRIFCRVGASDDLSRGQSTFMVEMSETALILNHATDLSLVILDEIGRGTATFDGLSIAWAVAEHLHDITGCRTLFATHYHELTDLANTKQAVANYNVAVREWNDEIIFLHKILPGAADKSYGIQVARLAGLPKPVLDRAKSILSHLELHSVKPEAKKQGPKAKNTVQDSLPRANPPQMDLFADF; from the coding sequence ATGATGGCCCAGTACCAGGCCATGCGGAAATCGCTGCCGGGGGATGTGATCCTGCTCTACCGGCTGGGCGACTTCTACGAGATGTTCTTCGAGGACGCTAAGACCGCCGCGCCGATCCTCAATGTGGCCCTCACCAAGCGCGGCGGCACGCCGATGTGCGGGGTGCCCTACCATGCCGCCCAAGCCTACCTCGCCCGTCTTTTGAAAGCGGGCAAGCGCGTGGCCATCGCGGAGCAGACATCCGAGCCGATCCCCGGCAAGCTGGTGGAGCGGGAGATCGCACGGATCCTCACGCCGGGATCGATCGATGACCTGACCTTGCTGGAGGATGAGCGGCCGAACTATCTCGCCGCCGTTTTCCGCCATGGGAAAAAAGCGGGCCTCGCCTGCATCGACCACACCACCGGAGAGTTCACGATCTGCGAGTTCACGGACAATGGCCAGCTTCTGGACGAACTGGCGCGCATCTGCCCGTCCGAACTGCTGGTGCCGGACCACCAGACATCCGAGTTCGGCCATCTGGTGAACTGCCTGGCCTACGAGGGCTACTCTTTCCTGCCGGAACATGCGTCCCAGTTGCTGAAGGAACACTTCGGCGTCCACTCGCTGGACGGCTTCGGCTGCGCCGACCTGCACGCGGCCTCCGGCTCGGCGGGTGCCATCCTCCACTATCTGATCCACCAGCTCCGCCGGCCATGCGGCCACCTCAACCCGCCGCGGGTCAGGGAAAGCGAGCACCACGTGCTGATCGACGCGTCCTCCCAGCGGAACCTCGACCTGGTGGACTCCCGGAGCGGCAAGCAGCACACCTTGCTGGGCGTGCTCGACCGCACCGCCACACCGATGGGCGCGCGCCTGCTGCGCGACTGGATCCTCCATCCGCTGCGGGACCTGGCCACGCTGACCGCCCGGCAGGATGTCATCGCCGCGTTTCTCGCCGAGCCATTTCTGCTGTCGAAATGCCGGGAATCACTCAAAGGCATCCGTGACATCGAGCGGACCACCTCGCGGCTTTCGCAAGGCTCCGGAAATGCCCGCGACCTCCAGTCGCTGTGTCTCTCGCTGGGATATATCCCGGCGCTGAAAGAGGATCTTTCCTCGCTGGGCACCACCCATTTCTCCCTCGTCGAGCGGCTTCACGATTTCAGCGACCTGACGGACCACCTTTCCCTCGCGCTGGCGGACGAACCACCCGCGAACCTGAAGGACGGCGGCATCATCCGCGACGGCTGGTCCGCGGAACTGGACGAGCTGCGCTCCGCCGCGCGCGGAGGGAAGGACTGGATCGCCCGGCTGCAGGAAGACGAGCGGAAGCGCACCGGCATCGATTCGCTCAAGATCAAGTTCAACAACGTCTTCGGCTACTTCATCGAGATCACCTCCACCCATCTGGCGAAAGTCCCGGACGACTACACGCGGAAGCAGACGATGGCGAACTGCGAGCGGTTCATCACCCCCGGCCTGAAGGAGATGGAGAACAAGGTGCTGGGCGCGGAGGAACGGTCGAAGAAGCTGGAGGCGGAGCTTTTCATCGAGCTGCGCGGGGAGGTGGTGAAGCGCCTCACCCAACTCCAGGAAGCCGCCGCTGCGGTCGCCCAGGTGGATGTCCTTTGCTCGCTGGCGGAGGTGGCTCAGCTCCACCGGCACTGCCGTCCGGTGCTGGAGAACTCCCGCGCTTTCTTCGTCACCAACGGCCGCCACCCGGTGCTGGAACAGACGCTGGTGGACACCAAATTCGTCCCTAACGACACGGAACTGGATCCGGACACGGCCCGCCTGCAGATCCTGACCGGCCCGAACATGGCGGGTAAATCCACCTACATCCGCCAGATCGCGCTGATTTCCGTGATGGCCCAGATCGGTGCCTATGTTCCGGCGGATGCGGCCACCCTCGGTCTGGTGGACCGCATTTTCTGCCGCGTGGGGGCCTCCGACGACCTTTCAAGGGGGCAGTCCACCTTCATGGTGGAGATGAGCGAGACGGCGCTGATCCTGAACCACGCCACGGACCTGTCGCTGGTCATTCTCGATGAGATCGGCCGGGGCACCGCGACCTTCGACGGATTGTCCATCGCCTGGGCGGTCGCGGAACACCTCCACGACATCACCGGCTGCCGGACCCTGTTCGCCACCCACTACCATGAGCTGACGGACCTCGCGAACACCAAGCAGGCCGTCGCCAACTACAACGTGGCCGTGCGGGAGTGGAACGACGAGATCATCTTCCTCCACAAGATCCTGCCCGGAGCCGCGGACAAGTCCTACGGCATCCAGGTGGCCAGGCTCGCCGGACTGCCGAAGCCGGTGCTGGACCGGGCGAAATCCATCCTTTCCCACCTGGAGCTTCACTCGGTGAAACCGGAGGCAAAGAAGCAGGGGCCGAAGGCGAAGAACACGGTCCAGGACTCCCTGCCGAGGGCGAACCCGCCGCAGATGGATCTGTTCGCGGATTTCTGA
- a CDS encoding PEP-CTERM sorting domain-containing protein translates to MRFLLPALLSSAAVLISQVHAASIMFDFGPTTVAGADLVNSPWHTVDPTAGTSWNKVTGTDNNAVPDVTSGLVFSDGSGATGVGLNFGVSSTAALQNVNLATQPTRVSNLAGVYSTGIYGGTSVGRDAIFLTNSWAIGGQVTGLAAGTYDIYLTARNTSYNTNDYKQTAYAGAGVVGSNFDYSGYFNSTVTYLKTSTAPNSWVQGETYMKLTVTLSEGQALNFAVIGENTGAVDRGFLNSLQIVSVPEPSAALLGIGALGVMAVRRRRA, encoded by the coding sequence ATGAGATTTCTTCTCCCCGCGCTGCTTTCCTCCGCCGCAGTTCTGATTTCCCAGGTTCACGCCGCGTCGATCATGTTCGACTTCGGCCCCACCACGGTCGCGGGGGCGGACCTCGTTAACAGTCCTTGGCATACGGTTGATCCGACCGCGGGCACCAGCTGGAACAAGGTTACCGGCACGGACAACAACGCTGTGCCGGACGTCACTTCCGGGCTGGTCTTCTCGGATGGCAGCGGGGCGACCGGAGTGGGACTTAACTTCGGGGTGTCCTCCACCGCAGCCCTGCAGAACGTGAACCTCGCCACCCAGCCCACGCGTGTCTCCAACCTCGCCGGTGTGTATAGCACGGGTATCTATGGGGGGACATCCGTCGGCAGGGATGCCATCTTTCTGACCAATTCCTGGGCGATCGGCGGACAGGTGACGGGTCTTGCTGCGGGAACCTATGACATTTACCTCACGGCGCGGAACACCAGTTACAACACCAACGACTACAAGCAGACCGCCTACGCCGGTGCGGGTGTTGTCGGATCCAACTTCGACTATTCCGGTTATTTCAACAGCACGGTGACCTATCTGAAAACCTCCACCGCGCCCAATTCCTGGGTGCAGGGGGAGACCTACATGAAGCTGACGGTGACGCTTTCCGAGGGCCAGGCGCTCAACTTCGCCGTGATCGGTGAAAATACCGGTGCCGTGGACCGGGGTTTCCTCAACTCGCTCCAGATCGTGAGCGTGCCGGAACCATCCGCAGCTCTGCTGGGAATCGGTGCGCTGGGCGTGATGGCGGTCCGCCGCCGCAGGGCCTGA
- a CDS encoding glycine--tRNA ligase: MANKDNTDPARMEKIVSLCKRRGFIFQAGELYGGLNGVWDYGPLGAELKRNLKDYWWRKTVQERDDVLGMDGSILTMEQVLVASGHVGGFSDPMSDCLLSKARLRADQIPEQDGTAVWFSGAKHPASNWSVQREFAVLIAPGKEVGEAHKTARKYYAEFNPDKKISPKELELDEVRREEVTGTTRFNPENGSLLTEPRQFNLMLQTNFGATGEQIAYLRPETAQSIFVQYKNVLDSNRVKLPFGIAQVGKSFRNEINPRNFTFRSREFEQMEIEYFCHPDDGMRLTDEWLETRLAFYEEIGIPRTKLHINDIPDGERAFYSKKTYDIEYEFPFGVQELEGVAYRTDYDLGVHQKSAGKPLLYFDEETKEKFLPHVVEPSAGCDRTVLALICEAFDEETLTDEKGKEDVRTVLRFKPALAPVKVGIFPLLKKNEEQVAIAREIQCSLQKWMTVSYDDGGAVGRRYRRQDEVGTPFCVTVDFETIGQGEGEGAEALKGTVTIRHRDSMEQERIAIDALLPWLLERVR; the protein is encoded by the coding sequence ATGGCCAACAAAGACAACACCGACCCCGCCCGCATGGAAAAAATCGTGTCGCTCTGCAAGCGCCGCGGATTCATCTTCCAGGCTGGCGAGCTGTACGGGGGCCTCAACGGCGTGTGGGACTACGGCCCGCTGGGCGCTGAACTGAAGCGCAACCTGAAGGACTATTGGTGGCGCAAGACCGTGCAGGAGCGCGATGACGTGCTGGGCATGGATGGCTCGATCCTGACGATGGAACAGGTGCTGGTCGCCTCCGGCCACGTCGGCGGCTTCAGCGATCCGATGTCCGACTGCCTCCTTTCCAAAGCCCGCCTCCGCGCGGACCAGATCCCCGAACAAGACGGCACCGCCGTCTGGTTCAGCGGCGCAAAGCACCCGGCCTCCAACTGGAGCGTGCAGCGCGAATTCGCCGTGCTCATCGCCCCCGGAAAGGAAGTCGGAGAGGCGCACAAGACCGCCCGCAAATACTACGCGGAGTTCAACCCGGACAAGAAGATCTCCCCGAAGGAGCTGGAACTGGACGAGGTGCGCCGCGAGGAAGTCACCGGCACCACCCGCTTCAACCCTGAAAACGGTTCGCTCCTCACCGAGCCACGCCAGTTCAACCTGATGCTCCAGACGAACTTCGGCGCGACGGGCGAGCAGATCGCCTACCTCCGCCCGGAGACGGCCCAGTCGATCTTCGTCCAGTACAAGAACGTGCTGGATTCCAACCGGGTGAAGCTGCCCTTCGGCATCGCCCAGGTCGGCAAGTCGTTCCGCAACGAGATCAACCCGCGCAACTTCACTTTCCGCTCGCGTGAGTTCGAGCAGATGGAAATCGAGTATTTCTGCCACCCGGACGATGGCATGCGCCTCACCGACGAGTGGCTGGAAACCCGCCTCGCCTTCTACGAGGAAATCGGCATCCCGCGCACGAAGCTGCACATCAACGACATTCCGGATGGCGAGCGTGCCTTCTACTCGAAGAAGACCTACGACATCGAATACGAGTTCCCCTTCGGCGTGCAGGAACTGGAAGGTGTGGCCTACCGCACCGACTACGACCTGGGTGTGCACCAGAAGTCCGCCGGCAAGCCGCTCCTCTACTTCGACGAGGAGACCAAGGAAAAGTTCCTCCCCCACGTCGTCGAGCCGTCCGCCGGTTGCGACCGCACCGTGCTGGCGCTCATCTGCGAGGCCTTCGACGAAGAGACGCTCACCGATGAGAAGGGCAAGGAGGACGTCCGCACCGTGCTGCGCTTCAAGCCCGCGCTGGCTCCGGTGAAGGTCGGCATCTTCCCGCTCCTCAAGAAGAACGAGGAGCAGGTCGCCATCGCCCGGGAAATCCAGTGCTCCCTGCAAAAGTGGATGACCGTTTCCTACGACGATGGTGGCGCCGTCGGCCGCCGCTACCGCCGCCAGGACGAGGTCGGCACTCCCTTCTGCGTGACCGTCGATTTCGAAACCATCGGCCAGGGGGAAGGCGAAGGCGCGGAGGCCCTGAAAGGCACCGTCACCATCCGCCACCGTGACTCCATGGAGCAGGAACGCATCGCCATCGACGCGCTGCTTCCATGGCTGCTGGAGCGGGTGCGCTGA
- a CDS encoding DNA-3-methyladenine glycosylase I → MSDFPDGKCRCPWLPADRPLYTQYHDEEWGVPSRDPRHLFEMICLEGMQAGLSWWTILQKREHYRKVFHHFDPVKVAKMTDAQLEKLVLDPGIIRHRGKIFAIRANAQAWLKLENPVEFLWSFIGGKPRRSQFKVMADFPTKTPESDALSKSLRKAGFNFVGSTTMYAFMQAVGMVEDHTMDCFRKKEIPRG, encoded by the coding sequence ATGAGTGACTTCCCTGATGGAAAATGCCGCTGCCCCTGGCTCCCTGCCGACCGGCCATTGTACACGCAATACCATGACGAGGAATGGGGCGTGCCTTCGCGCGATCCCCGGCATCTGTTCGAGATGATCTGCCTGGAGGGCATGCAGGCAGGGCTTTCCTGGTGGACCATCCTCCAGAAGCGGGAGCACTACCGGAAGGTGTTCCACCACTTCGACCCGGTGAAGGTGGCGAAGATGACGGACGCGCAACTGGAGAAGCTCGTGCTGGACCCGGGCATCATCCGCCACCGCGGAAAGATCTTCGCCATCCGCGCGAACGCGCAAGCCTGGCTGAAGCTGGAAAATCCCGTGGAGTTCCTCTGGAGCTTCATCGGAGGAAAGCCCAGGCGCAGCCAATTCAAGGTGATGGCGGATTTCCCGACCAAGACCCCGGAGTCCGACGCGCTCTCGAAGTCCCTGCGGAAGGCTGGTTTCAACTTCGTCGGCTCCACCACCATGTATGCCTTCATGCAGGCCGTGGGGATGGTGGAGGATCATACGATGGATTGCTTCCGGAAGAAGGAGATCCCGCGTGGTTGA
- a CDS encoding DUF485 domain-containing protein, whose product MANNPSTRPDWEALSRKPEFQELLAAKKRFTIPCCVFFLVYYFALLYFVGWHLDLMKQPVFGKINVAYLFALSQFFMAWGMAWIYMRKAATFDRAAAEIIKHETH is encoded by the coding sequence ATGGCAAACAACCCATCCACCCGGCCCGATTGGGAGGCCTTGTCCCGCAAGCCGGAGTTCCAGGAGCTCCTGGCGGCGAAGAAAAGGTTCACCATCCCGTGCTGCGTCTTCTTCCTCGTTTATTACTTCGCCCTTCTCTACTTCGTCGGCTGGCACCTGGACCTGATGAAGCAGCCGGTCTTCGGCAAGATCAACGTGGCCTACCTCTTCGCCCTCTCCCAGTTCTTCATGGCCTGGGGCATGGCGTGGATCTACATGCGGAAAGCCGCCACCTTCGACCGCGCCGCGGCGGAGATCATCAAACACGAAACCCACTGA
- a CDS encoding sodium/solute symporter (Members of the Solute:Sodium Symporter (SSS), TC 2.A.21 as described in tcdb.org, catalyze solute:Na+ symport. Known solutes for members of the family include sugars, amino acids, nucleosides, inositols, vitamins, urea or anions, depending on the system.) gives MTIAMFLAFVIATLGITVWSAKKNTGSSAYFAAGRSIKGWQNGLAVAGDYMSAASFLGISGMIAFFGYDGFMYSVGFLVAYLTVLFVVAEPLRNAGKYTMADLLAYRLKARPVRAAASVSTLTVSTFYMVAQMSGAGLLVNMLLKEDYPWISQNIAIAGVGILMIVYVIFGGMHGTTWVQIIKAVLLMGATILLSVLVMQKFGFSFPAFFDAVASHKYTDAKTGMEVTRNFLDPGMKFGMDVSKWGPLDLISLGLALVLGTAGLPHVLVRFYTVPDAKTARVSVVWAMVIIGIFYILTTFLGFGALTLVRPQEILGFNENMSAPELAHVLGGNIFFAFISAVAFATILAVVAGLTISASTSFAHDFYSNVLKHGKEVSQDTEVKVARIAAFVVGAMSIVLAILLKEINVAFLVGLAFAVAASANLPAIVLTIFWKKFNTSGAVWGLMAGLSSSIILIILSPSVMKNLMGMDALFPLNNPGIVSIPIGFIAAIVGSLISKEPESEEKFAEFSVRAHTGLGAEKAIDH, from the coding sequence ATGACCATTGCAATGTTCCTCGCCTTCGTGATCGCCACGCTCGGCATCACCGTCTGGAGTGCGAAAAAGAATACCGGATCCAGCGCCTATTTCGCCGCCGGCCGTTCGATCAAAGGCTGGCAGAACGGCCTCGCCGTGGCCGGTGACTACATGTCCGCAGCCTCCTTCCTGGGGATTTCCGGGATGATCGCCTTCTTCGGCTACGACGGTTTCATGTATTCCGTCGGCTTCCTCGTCGCCTACCTCACCGTTCTTTTCGTGGTGGCGGAGCCTCTGCGGAACGCCGGCAAATACACCATGGCGGACCTGCTCGCATACCGCCTGAAGGCCCGCCCGGTCCGCGCCGCGGCGTCTGTCAGCACGCTGACCGTCTCCACCTTCTACATGGTGGCCCAGATGAGCGGCGCCGGCCTGCTGGTGAACATGCTGCTCAAGGAGGACTATCCCTGGATCTCCCAGAACATCGCCATCGCCGGAGTCGGCATCCTGATGATCGTTTATGTCATCTTCGGTGGCATGCACGGCACCACCTGGGTGCAGATCATCAAGGCGGTGCTGCTCATGGGTGCCACCATCCTGCTGAGCGTGCTGGTCATGCAGAAGTTCGGCTTCAGCTTCCCCGCCTTCTTCGACGCCGTCGCCTCCCACAAATACACCGATGCGAAAACCGGCATGGAGGTGACGAGGAACTTCCTCGATCCCGGGATGAAGTTCGGCATGGATGTGAGCAAGTGGGGTCCGCTGGACCTCATCTCGCTCGGTCTCGCGCTGGTACTTGGCACCGCCGGCCTGCCGCACGTCCTCGTCCGCTTCTACACCGTCCCGGACGCGAAGACCGCCCGTGTCTCGGTGGTGTGGGCCATGGTCATCATCGGCATCTTCTACATCCTCACCACCTTCCTCGGTTTCGGCGCGCTGACGCTCGTCCGTCCGCAGGAAATCCTCGGCTTCAATGAGAACATGTCCGCTCCCGAGCTGGCGCACGTGCTGGGCGGAAACATCTTCTTCGCCTTCATCTCGGCGGTCGCCTTCGCCACCATCCTCGCGGTGGTCGCCGGTCTGACGATCAGCGCCAGCACCTCGTTCGCCCACGACTTTTATTCCAACGTGCTCAAGCACGGCAAGGAGGTGTCCCAGGACACGGAGGTCAAGGTCGCCCGGATCGCCGCGTTCGTCGTCGGTGCCATGTCGATCGTCCTCGCGATCCTGCTGAAGGAAATCAACGTGGCGTTCCTTGTCGGCCTCGCCTTCGCCGTGGCCGCCTCGGCGAACCTTCCTGCCATCGTTCTCACCATCTTCTGGAAGAAGTTCAACACCAGCGGCGCGGTCTGGGGCCTCATGGCCGGGCTTTCCAGCAGCATCATCCTCATCATCCTCAGCCCGAGCGTGATGAAAAATCTGATGGGCATGGACGCGCTCTTCCCGCTCAACAACCCGGGTATCGTCAGCATCCCCATCGGCTTCATCGCCGCCATCGTGGGCAGTCTCATCAGCAAGGAGCCGGAGAGTGAGGAAAAGTTTGCGGAGTTCAGCGTCCGTGCCCACACCGGCCTTGGCGCGGAAAAGGCCATCGACCATTGA
- a CDS encoding autotransporter-associated beta strand repeat-containing protein, whose amino-acid sequence MKPKTFFWLTSLVVSFSSVRADDRYWTNSAADGNWQTAANWAEDEDGAGAAVVPAALDDVYFSVTSLTTAQTVSLNGAPSLGSLHFTGTSGTITLQGGGTNRTLTLAGGITVASGAGAVTIGSATSGQNVAVAISGSQSWTNDSPNLLTIRNGVSSSAAGPQTLTIGGSGNTTLGSSLSNGGGVVSLTKTGTGTLEMASSSYTGVTTISGGTLRGTIGNGGANSGVGASGAASENLVFDGGTFDWAGSAHTGINRGFTLNSNGGTIRNDTGFGFRFDGKVTGSGGLTKTGSGSLALVNTTNDYAGITRIVEGNISARIAAALGASTAGNAANGTIIESAGTLILDPDGASGAGANVTFTEHLTLRGGTLSNNTRNNNWSGGIVLEANSILASTSGTLTVNSVIAQSGGTYGITKTGSGTVSLTSNNTFTGVVTISAGTLVVGSLAAGGSASPLGAASSASSNILLDGGTLAFNGVDGFNRGMTLVSGKTSGLSSTGTFRIDGAVVGAGNLNKTGTGTIAFTNAANSYSGVTNVNAGILSIRKGAGTGGNSTLGTSTGTADGTVINSGGTLQFDPGAGTGGAGTNLNVTEFFTLNGGTLRSQSLANTVSSAVALTANSTVAAAATASLNIAAAITESGGSFGINKTDAGTVIISSTGNQFTGTTTVTAGTLSVTGEINSSTEIRINGGTFSAGAAGVIGDAAAVNMTGGVLQFNGFTEILGVLAVTGNAQLALAGANPNIITFGDSSGADWTGGALSITDWNGSGTGGGAERLLFGGGALTPAQLAAITFLNPAGFDEGIYSAKLIGGEVVPDALIPEPAAGMLALVGATVLVTRRRRVG is encoded by the coding sequence ATGAAACCCAAGACTTTCTTCTGGCTGACCAGCCTCGTCGTCTCTTTCAGCAGTGTCCGCGCGGATGACCGCTATTGGACGAACTCCGCCGCGGATGGAAACTGGCAGACCGCCGCCAACTGGGCGGAGGATGAGGACGGTGCAGGGGCCGCGGTGGTCCCCGCCGCGCTGGACGACGTCTATTTCAGCGTCACTTCACTGACCACCGCGCAGACTGTTTCACTCAATGGCGCACCGTCACTCGGCTCGCTTCACTTCACCGGAACCTCCGGCACAATCACCCTTCAGGGAGGAGGGACGAACCGGACCCTCACATTGGCGGGTGGCATCACCGTCGCGTCGGGAGCGGGGGCGGTGACCATCGGTTCCGCGACTTCCGGCCAGAACGTGGCGGTTGCGATCTCAGGAAGCCAGAGCTGGACCAACGATTCCCCGAATTTGCTCACGATCCGCAACGGGGTGAGCAGCTCGGCCGCAGGTCCCCAGACCCTGACCATCGGTGGATCCGGCAACACCACTCTGGGCAGCTCGTTGTCAAACGGCGGCGGAGTGGTGTCCCTGACGAAAACCGGCACCGGCACGCTTGAGATGGCTTCCAGCAGCTATACCGGCGTGACCACCATTTCCGGGGGAACGCTGCGGGGAACGATCGGCAACGGCGGCGCGAACAGCGGCGTGGGGGCCTCCGGCGCGGCTTCCGAGAATCTGGTGTTCGATGGCGGCACCTTTGACTGGGCCGGCAGCGCCCACACCGGGATCAACCGCGGATTCACCCTCAACAGCAATGGCGGCACGATCCGGAATGACACGGGCTTCGGATTCCGCTTCGACGGGAAGGTCACCGGCAGCGGAGGCCTGACCAAGACCGGTTCCGGCTCCCTCGCCCTGGTGAACACGACGAACGACTACGCGGGGATCACCAGGATCGTGGAGGGCAACATTTCCGCCCGGATTGCGGCCGCGCTGGGGGCATCCACCGCCGGCAATGCGGCGAACGGGACGATCATCGAAAGCGCCGGGACCCTGATCCTTGATCCTGATGGAGCCAGCGGTGCGGGGGCGAATGTCACCTTCACCGAGCATCTCACGCTGCGTGGTGGGACGCTGAGCAACAACACCCGCAACAACAACTGGTCCGGAGGCATCGTACTGGAAGCGAACTCCATCCTTGCCTCGACGAGCGGCACGCTGACCGTGAACAGCGTCATTGCCCAGAGTGGAGGCACCTACGGCATCACCAAGACCGGTTCAGGCACCGTTTCGTTGACTTCCAACAATACCTTCACCGGGGTGGTGACCATCAGCGCGGGAACCCTGGTCGTGGGCAGTCTGGCGGCCGGCGGCAGCGCCAGTCCGCTTGGGGCGGCTTCCTCCGCCTCTTCCAACATTCTGCTCGACGGGGGGACGCTCGCTTTCAACGGTGTGGATGGATTCAACCGCGGGATGACGCTGGTATCGGGGAAAACCAGCGGCCTGAGCAGCACCGGCACCTTCCGCATCGATGGCGCGGTTGTGGGGGCGGGGAATCTCAACAAAACCGGCACCGGAACCATCGCTTTCACCAACGCCGCGAATAGCTACTCCGGAGTGACGAATGTGAACGCCGGCATCCTCAGCATCCGGAAAGGTGCGGGCACGGGCGGCAACTCCACCCTCGGCACTTCGACGGGAACCGCGGATGGCACCGTCATCAACAGCGGCGGCACGTTGCAGTTCGATCCGGGGGCCGGCACCGGTGGAGCCGGGACCAACCTCAATGTAACCGAGTTCTTCACGCTCAATGGCGGCACCCTGCGGTCCCAGTCCCTTGCGAACACCGTTTCCAGCGCCGTCGCCCTGACCGCGAACTCGACCGTTGCGGCGGCTGCGACCGCCAGCCTGAACATCGCGGCGGCCATCACGGAATCGGGTGGATCGTTCGGCATCAACAAGACCGATGCCGGGACGGTCATCATCAGCTCCACCGGAAATCAATTCACCGGAACGACCACCGTCACCGCCGGGACGCTTTCCGTGACCGGGGAGATCAATTCATCCACGGAAATCAGGATCAATGGTGGCACCTTTTCGGCTGGGGCTGCGGGAGTGATCGGAGATGCCGCCGCCGTCAACATGACCGGAGGCGTCCTCCAGTTCAACGGCTTCACGGAGATCCTCGGCGTGCTCGCTGTCACAGGGAACGCGCAGCTCGCGCTTGCCGGCGCCAACCCGAACATCATTACCTTCGGGGATTCTTCCGGCGCGGACTGGACGGGTGGTGCGCTCAGCATCACGGACTGGAACGGCTCAGGAACAGGTGGAGGGGCGGAACGGCTCCTGTTCGGAGGCGGTGCCCTCACCCCGGCACAGTTGGCCGCCATCACTTTCCTCAATCCCGCTGGATTTGACGAGGGCATCTACTCCGCCAAGCTGATTGGCGGCGAAGTCGTCCCGGATGCCCTCATTCCCGAACCTGCCGCCGGGATGCTTGCCCTCGTCGGCGCGACGGTTCTGGTTACCCGCCGCCGCAGGGTGGGATAG